One Vigna unguiculata cultivar IT97K-499-35 chromosome 7, ASM411807v1, whole genome shotgun sequence genomic region harbors:
- the LOC114192725 gene encoding uncharacterized protein LOC114192725, with translation MPFPMKIQPIDSQVPSEGPRLELAKPVVKSRLKRLLERQFSGVLRNSAPEKISGGEELQNGSSDFEPSSACLAKMVQNFIEESHEKHSVSHRNRCNCFNSNYDDSSDEESNSLGGYGDSNYSSTEACETLKGLVACSSVHERDLLADTAKIVDKNKICKRKDTFCRKIVTDGLLALGYDVSICKSRWEKSPSYPAGEYEYIDVRMGKDRVLIDIDFRSEFEIARSTKSYKTILQNLPYIFVGTCDRLQSIVTIVSEAAKQSLKKKGMHVPPWRRAEYVKAKWLSPYTRTTSFKDEKKEEQQLLKEKLLTAEVETSGKENATVIEWKPPELKPKGSHSGVKIVTGLAGVFDEDNP, from the exons ATGCCTTTTCCGATGAAAATTCAACCAATCGATTCTCAGGTCCCTTCCGAAGGGCCTCGGCTTGAGCTGGCCAAGCCGGTTGTGAAGTCGCGCTTGAAGCGGCTCCTTGAGCGTCAATTCTCCGGCGTTCTGAGAAATTCAGCGCCAGAAAAGATCTCCGGTGGTGAGGAACTGCAAAACGGCTCCAGTGATTTCGAGCCGAGTTCGGCTTGTTTGGCGAAAATGGTGCAGAATTTCATAGAGGAGAGTCACGAGAAGCATTCCGTGTCACACCGCAACCGCTGTAACTGCTTCAATAGCAACTACGACGATAGCTCTGACGAGGAATCAAACTCGCTCGGCGGTTACGGCGACTCGAATTACTCTTCCACCGAGGCGTGCGAAACTCTCAAG GGTTTGGTAGCGTGCTCTAGCGTGCACGAGAGGGATTTGCTGGCGGACACTGCGAAGATAGTTGATAAGAATAAGATCTGCAAGCGTAAGGACACCTTCTGCAGAAAAATTGTCACTGACGGATTGCTAGCCCTCGGATACGATGTGTCAATTTGCAAATCTCGCTGGGAAAAATCTCCCTCTTATCCCGCGG GGGAATATGAATACATAGATGTGAGGATGGGGAAAGATAGGGTTCTAATTGATATTGACTTTAGGTCAGAATTCGAGATTGCTCGATCCACCAAGTCCTACAAGACTATTCTGCAGAACCTTCCTTACATATTCGTTGGCACATGCGATCGGTTGCAGAGCATCGTGACCATAGTGTCGGAGGCAGCAAAGCAGAGTCTGAAGAAGAAGGGAATGCACGTGCCACCATGGAGAAGAGCTGAATATGTGAAAGCCAAGTGGCTCTCCCCTTACACCCGAACCACTTCCTTCAAAGACGAGAAGAAGGAAGAACAACagcttttgaaagaaaaattactcACGGCTGAAGTAGAAACTTCCGGCAAAGAAAACGCCACTGTGATCGAATGGAAGCCCCCGGAGCTGAAGCCTAAAGGTTCGCATTCTGGTGTGAAGATCGTGACTGGTTTGGCAGGGGTTTTTGATGAGGATAACccataa
- the LOC114191077 gene encoding uncharacterized protein LOC114191077, which produces MCDDRFEVVVHHGGYFERNEGRWSYSNGLTSTLACDPDRWSFFEIMGILREMGYVNIKDLWYNVSSSEVLENNLKILNDDMGAMQMVRIARRNGQVHMYVNHSICEAEVVDNFLEYFLEEVVAEIGTTNVEVQAEVDGHSGCGDGDHINPVQDNNVVHEAEMQQDMEYELEDDADSHHNIRVEPQTEFEETGVDVVVEGDETGADGLGVDKETGVCAEGDEVGDDGVGVDKETGVGAEGDEAGGDGVGVDKETGVCAESDEIPPRYWSKSRFIPRPLCDTLVNNMSEAFNSVIVQARSKPIVSMMEEIRLYMMQRWAENRSKAKSFKNSICPRIKTRLDIETKNSTNWIPSWSANQIFEVRHKSFTGEKFVVNIDSKHCTCRKWSLTGIPCCHAVAAIKFLNLSEEDFLPHWFRISTYEETYNSIIYPCNGQQIWTETEFPDVLPPPKRILPGRPKKKRRLEAWEMNKNGKQITKHGMTKKCSICKEVGHNRKSCPQQPQPAPPTQPTPSTQPTPSTETAPPIATAVGSQPTPPTEPTPPTQPPPPTPMTQPTQSSQQPPPTLMTQPTQSSQQPPPTLMTEPTQSSQQPPPTPMTQPTESSQQPPQSSQQPPQSSQHPHPCHLPIPRPTIPNRRQKL; this is translated from the exons ATGTGTGACGATAGATTTGAGGTGGTGGTCCACCATGGGGGATactttgaaaggaatgaaggtAGGTGGAGTTATAGTAATGGGTTAACGTCCACGTTGGCGTGTGACCCAGATAGGTGGAGCTTTTTTGAAATAATGGGAATACTTAGGGAAATGGGTTATGTAAACATTAAAGATTTGTGGTATAATGTTAGTAGCTCAGAGGTATTGGAGAAcaacttgaaaattttgaatgatGACATGGGTGCAATGCAAATGGTTAGAATTGCTAGAAGGAATGGGCAGGTTCATATGTATGTTAATCACTCAATTTGTGAAGCTGAGGTTGTGGACAATTTTTTGGAATACTTTCTTGAAGAGGTGGTTGCAGAAATAGGAACTACAAATGTTGAGGTCCAGGCTGAGGTGGATGGGCACAGTGGTTGTGGCGATGGAGATCACATTAATCCTGTGCAGGATAATAATGTTGTCCATGAAGCTGAAATGCAACAGGATATGGAATATGAATTGGAAGATGACGCAGATAGTCACCATAACATTAGGGTGGAGCCACAAACTGAATTTGAGGAAACTGGAGTTGATGTAGTAGTTGAAGGTGATGAAACTGGAGCTGATGGACTAGGTGTAGATAAGGAAACTGGAGTTTGTGCAGAAGGTGATGAAGTTGGAGATGATGGAGTAGGTGTAGATAAGGAAACTGGAGTTGGTGCAGAAGGTGATGAAGCTGGAGGTGATGGAGTAGGTGTAGATAAGGAGACTGGAGTTTGTGCAGAAAGTGATGAAATACCCCCTAG GTATTGGTCAAAGTCAAGGTTCATCCCCAGACCTTTGTGTGACACACTCGTCAATAACATGAGCGAGGCATTCAACAGCGTAATTGTACAAGCAAGGAGCAAGCCAATAGTGTCCATGATGGAGGAAATACGTCTTTATATGATGCAAAGATGGGCTGAGAATCGATCAAAGGcaaaatcattcaaaaactCAATATGTCCAAGAATCAAGACAAGATTggacattgaaacaaaaaattccACGAATTGGATTCCCAG CTGGTCAGCAAATCAGATTTTTGAGGTTAGGCACAAATCATTTACTGGGGAGAAATTTGTGGTGAACATAGACAGCAAGCACTGCACCTGCAGGAAGTGGAGTCTAACAGGGATACCTTGTTGTCATGCAGTGGCTGCAATTAAGTTTCTGAACTTAAGTGAAGAAGATTTTCTCCCTCATTGGTTCAGAATCTCAACCTATGAAGAGACCTACAATTCCATCATATACCCTTGTAATGGGCAGCAAATATGGACTGAAACAGAATTTCCAGATGTATTGCCCCCTCCTAAACGAATTCTACCTGGAAGacccaaaaagaaaagaagacttGAAGCTTGGGAGATGAACAAGAATGGGAAGCAGATTACAAAACATGGCATGACTaaaaaatgtagcatatgcAAAGAAGTTGGTCATAATCGAAAAAGTTGTCCCCAACAACCTCAACCAGCACCACCAACTCAGCCAACACCATCAACTCAGCCAACACCATCAACTGAAACAGCACCACCAATTGCAACAGCAGTAGGAAGTCAGCCAACACCACCAACTGAACCAACACCACCAACTcagccaccaccaccaacacctaTGACTCAACCAACTCAGTCATCACAACAGCCACCACCAACACTTATGACTCAACCAACTCAGTCATCACAACAGCCACCACCAACACTTATGACTGAACCAACTCAGTCATCACAGCAGCCACCACCAACACCTATGACTCAACCTACTGAGTCATCACAGCAGCCACCACAGTCATCACAGCAGCCACCACAGTCATCACAGCACCCACACCCATGCCACCTTCCAATTCCTCGTCCAACCATACCCAATAGAAGGCAGAAACTGTAG
- the LOC114191079 gene encoding histone H2A variant 1 gives MAGKGGKGLLAAKTTAANKDKDKDKKRPISRSSRAGIQFPVGRIHRQLKQRVQANGRVGATAAVYLASILEYLTAEVLELAGNASKDLKVKRITPRHLQLAIRGDEELDTLIKGTIAGGGVIPHIHKSLINKTVKD, from the exons ATGGCGGGAAAAGGAGGGAAGGGGCTTCTTGCAGCGAAAACCACGGCAGCCAACAAGGACAAAGACAAAGACAAGAAGCGACCTATTTCTCGCTCATCTCGTGCAGGAATCCAG TTTCCTGTGGGTCGTATCCATAGACAGCTGAAACAAAGGGTCCAGGCCAATGGACGTGTTGGGGCAACTGCTGCAGTATACTTGGCCTCAATTCTTGAGTATCTGACTGCTGAGGTTCTTGAACTGGCTGGGAATGCAAGTAAGGATCTTAAGGTGAAGAGGATAACACCAAGGCATTTGCAACTGGCTATCAGGGGAGATGAGGAGCTGGATACCCTTATCAAAGGGACCATTGCTGGTGGTGGTGTCATTCCTCACATTCACAAGTCCTTGATCAACAAAACCGTAAAGGATTAA